A window from Salvia miltiorrhiza cultivar Shanhuang (shh) chromosome 2, IMPLAD_Smil_shh, whole genome shotgun sequence encodes these proteins:
- the LOC131013440 gene encoding transcription factor bHLH162-like: MNQNRISPSKFDRKSIEKNRRNQLKALYCKLCSLLPRQSSKEIGNMSDELGEAASYIKKLQERLEAMKRKRDFLKVRKSENLKSNESDGGSEGPVVQVDGNGSTLKVVLMSGIQEQCMCMCMLKETLRILMEEGADVVSAAFSVLDRTVIHTVYSQIGGSGLENEGARISERLRKFVADEY; this comes from the exons atgaatcaaaacCGCATTTCCCCCTCCAAATTTGATAGAAAAAGTATTGAAAAAAACAGAAGAAATCAGTTGAAAGCCCTCTACTGCAAACTCTGCTCTCTCCTTCCTCGTCAATCGTCAAAG GAAATAGGCAATATGTCAGATGAATTAGGGGAAGCTGCAAGCTACATAAAGAAGCTGCAAGAGAGGTTGGAGGCGATGAAGCGGAAGAGGGATTTTTTGAAGGTTAGAAAATCTGAGAATTTGAAGTCGAATGAATCCGATGGTGGGAGTGAAGGGCCGGTGGTCCAAGTTGATGGCAACGGCTCCACTCTGAAGGTGGTTTTGATGAGTGGAATCCAAGAGCAGTGCATGTGTATGTGCATGTTGAAGGAAACTCTTAGGATTCTCATGGAAGAAGGTGCGGATGTTGTTAGCGCCGCTTTCTCTGTGCTGGATCGAACCGTCATTCACACTGTGTATTCCCAG ATTGGAGGCAGTGGATTGGAAAATGAAGGTGCAAGAATATCTGAGAGACTCAGGAAGTTCGTGGCTGATGAATATTAG